A window of the Hordeum vulgare subsp. vulgare chromosome 5H, MorexV3_pseudomolecules_assembly, whole genome shotgun sequence genome harbors these coding sequences:
- the LOC123395169 gene encoding neurofilament heavy polypeptide, producing MAGKKSAAVTPAPSDGEESAVVPSSAAKRQSGRHKKDPAAASLGSTAKRVAGRPKKVAGPAESGEGSAMNPAKGDMGDEEKGATPKKKEKGATPKKGEKAATPKKTEKKGEKAATPKKAKKGEKAATPEKTEKKGEKAATPKKAEKKGEKAATPKKTEKKGEKAATPKKTEKAATPKKTEKKGEKAAIPKEEKAATPKKEEEEKATAPKKKEKGEKAAAKKKKDKGEIAASLDKEEMGDTLANLKKKKEEEEMGDTLANLKKKKEKEEMGDTLANMKKKKKEKEEMGDTLANMRKRKHGDLESPKAAKKHKGKAAGAAPAATEPGTCSFPMARVRVLMRDKDATIRSNTETVFLVNKASELFLEAFVEDAYQNALKGRKKSIAYDNLSAGVCNEKRYKFLSDFVPLRVTAGDALKAVVERS from the exons ATGGCCGGGAAGAAGAGCGCCGCGGTGACCCCCGCGCCCTCCGACGGCGAGGAGAGCGCCGTCGTTCCCAGCTCCGCTGCCAAGCGCCAGTCCGGCAGACATAAGAaggaccccgccgccgccagcctcggCTCCACTGCCAAGCGCGTGGCCGGGAGGCCTAAGAAGGTCGCCGGCCCCGCCGAGTCCGGCGAGGGCTCAGCTATGAATCCCGCGAAGGGCGACATGGGGGACGAGGAGAAGGGGGCGActccgaagaagaaggagaagggggcgaccccgaagaagggggagaaggcggCGACCccgaagaagacggagaagaagggggagaaggcggCGACCCCGAAGAAGgcgaagaagggggagaaggcggCGACCCCggagaagacggagaagaagggggagaaggcagCGACCCCgaagaaggcggagaagaagggggagaaggcggCGACCccgaagaagacggagaagaagggggagaaggcggCGACCccgaagaagacggagaaggcgGCGACCCCGAAGAAGACGGAGAAAAAGGGGGAGAAGGCGGCGAtcccgaaggaggagaaggcggcgaccccgaagaaggaggaggaggagaaggcgacggccccgaagaagaaggagaagggggagaaggctGCTGCCAAGAAGAAAAAGGACAAGGGGGAGATTGCGGCGTCCCTGGACAAGGAGGAGATGGGGGACACGCTGGCCAacctcaagaagaagaaggaggaggaggagatgggggacACGCTGGCCAacctcaagaagaagaaggagaaggaggagatggggGACACGCTGGCcaacatgaagaagaagaagaaggagaaggaggagatggggGACACGCTGGCCAACATGAGAAAGAGGAAGCACGGCGATCTGGAATCCCCAAAGGCGGCGAAGAAACACAAGGGCAAGGCGGCAGGAGCGGCGCCGGCGGCAACCGAGCCCGGCACCTGCAGCTTCCCGATGGCGCGGGTGCGGGTGCTGATGCGGGACAAGGACGCCACCATCCGATCTAACACCGAGACCGTCTTCCTCGTCAACAAGGCCTCG GAGTTATTCTTGGAGGCATTTGTGGAGGATGCTTATCAGAATGCCCTGAAGGGACGCAAAAAGTCAATTGCCTACGATAACCTTT CGGCGGGTGTGTGCAATGAGAAACGGTACAAGTTTCTATCAG ATTTCGTGCCGCTGAGGGTGACCGCTGGAGATGCACTCAAGGCTGTGGTGGAGCGGTCTTAG